From Staphylococcus sp. IVB6214:
CGCATATAAGGAGTGGATGAGAATGAAAGCAGCAATTATAGAAAGATTAACGCGTTATGTCACAATCAACACACAATCAGACCCTTATAGTGAGACGACACCTTCTACGTTACAACAATGGGACTTGTTACGCTTGTTGGAAGAGGAACTCAAGGCAATGGGACTTGAGACAGATATGGATGAATTTGGTTATCTATTTGCAACATTGCCGTCGAACGTAGATAAAGATGTCCCGACAATTGGATTTTTAGCACATGTCGATACATCACCTGATTTCAATGCAGCTCATGTGAAACCTCAAGTCATTGAACAGTATGATGGCGGTGTGATTCAACTTGGTGACTCTGGGCGTGAGATTGATCCGGCAGTTTTTCCAGATATGCAAAAAGTAAAGGGACACACGCTGATGACAACGGATGGAACATCCTTGTTAGGGGCCGATGACAAAGCGGGTATTGTAGAAATTATGGAAGCATTGCATTATTTTACGACGCATCCAGATATCCCACATGGCCGTATCCGTGTGGCATTTACACCTGATGAAGAGATTGGTAGAGGGCCACATCGCTTTGACGTTGAACGTTTTGATGCAGACTTTGCATACACAATGGATGGCAGTCAACTCGGAGAATTACAATATGAAAGTTTTAATGCTGCTGAAGCGGTTGTGACATTTGAAGGAGTTAACGTACATCCGGGTTCTGCCAAACATAAAATGGTTAATGCGTTGAACTTGGCGACATACTTCAA
This genomic window contains:
- the pepT gene encoding peptidase T; the encoded protein is MKAAIIERLTRYVTINTQSDPYSETTPSTLQQWDLLRLLEEELKAMGLETDMDEFGYLFATLPSNVDKDVPTIGFLAHVDTSPDFNAAHVKPQVIEQYDGGVIQLGDSGREIDPAVFPDMQKVKGHTLMTTDGTSLLGADDKAGIVEIMEALHYFTTHPDIPHGRIRVAFTPDEEIGRGPHRFDVERFDADFAYTMDGSQLGELQYESFNAAEAVVTFEGVNVHPGSAKHKMVNALNLATYFNQLLPAEEVPEHTEGYEGFYHLVQLEGNVEKATAQYIIRDHDRELFEKRKQQMIHIQREINARYHYQPVNIVIKDQYHNMAEKILPHPHIIDLAKAVFADLEITPNTEPIRGGTDGSQLSYMGLPTPNIFTGCDNFHGPYEYASIDVMALATQVIIGIAQKATETEFEQ